CAGGCAGCAACTCCGATTGAGGCCCTGCCCCAACGTGCCAGAAAGGCCGGCACGCCGGGTCGACTCTCGAACACGAGATCAGGGACAGCCCCTAGGCACACGCTGATTTCACGCGGGGCCGGGCGCACGCCGTTCAGGTGCGCCCGGTCTCCGGCGCGAAGCTCACTTGCGCCGGGGCGGAGCGGGTGGCGCCTGCTCCTGCGTGCCAGAGATATTCTCTGGGGTGGCGAGCCGCATGTCTCCCTCGGGCGTGATGACTACATCCGCGCCCAGGCAGGAGACGAAGAGGCGCCCATCGGATAGCAGCCCTGAGCGTCGCGGTGCACCCGGGAGTACCCGCCACGGCTCCGCCACGTAGGCCCCGTCACGGGGAACAATCCGGTACAGCATCCCGTCGTTGGTGACGATATGGGACAGGCCCGTCACCGCGACGATGTGTTCGCCGACCTTGTGGATGCCAGTGGCGTTGGCGTCCAGAATCTTCTTCGCGGCGGCGTCAGTCGGGATGTGCATGAGTTCTCCACCCCACTCACCCCGACTTGCCCCCACCAGATGCCCATTCGAAACGCGCAATCCGAACTGCGGTGCCTGTTTGATGGGAGTGCGACGCTCCCCATCCACCCCCACCGAGCGGACCTCGCTCTCGTACGTCAATGGCCCGAATGAAGCTTCAGGGAGTTCATCCGGCGCCGCAACCAGTGCCGGTTCGAGGGATGCTTGCTGGTCGAAGCGCATGCGGTCGCCAGCGAAGTACTCAAACGCGAAGTTCGGGTTGCCCGCCGGGTATGTCTCTTTGCCATTGATGACCTTCGTGGCCTTGCGAGCAGCGTCGCGGACAGGTGGCGCCCAGTGCTTCGTCGCGACGGCCTTGAGCGGTGCCAAGGCCCGCGTGGCCCGGAGCCTTCCGAGCGATTCGGCCGCGGCAAAGGCCATCCTCCAGTCCCTGACATCGCCCAGCATCGTGATGAGCGCGTCGGTCGCGGCTGTGAACTGGATGTAGCCAAGCGTTCGCGCAGCGGCGAAGCGCAACTGAGGGTCCTCGTTCTTCAGAAGCGCGACAACCGCACTGCCCGCCCCCTTCCCCCGCTCGCGGAGTTCCGCCAGGTCGCGAAGCAGGTACACCGTGGGCTTCGTGCGCAGGTGCTCGACGAAGACGGGAGTGGCGGCAGCAGGCCCCATGCGCATCAGCGCGCCATCAACCGTCTTTCGCAGGGCGGCATTCTTGCGCAGCGCCTGCAGCGCGGGCACCGCCGCCGCAGCGGAGGGACCGATGCAGCCCAGCACCTGAATGGCATGGGCCTGATTTTCAAGGAGGGACTCGCCCCCGGTCGCCACCCTCAAGAGGGGCGCAACGGCGGGCCCCGAGTTGGACCCCATCTCATGGAACACTTCGCACACCGCGCTGGCGTAGAGTTCGTGCACGGGCGCCGCCGCGCCAAAGGGTTCGGCGAGCAAGGCGGCTGCCTTGCGGCCCGCGATGACCAGGGCATGAGTCAGTTGCGATTGCGTCTGGGGCTCATCCTTGAGGTCTTCGACGAGGAATGCGATGGCGCGGGGGGTTCCAATGCGAGCGATGGCGGGAGGAATCCATCCGTCCCCATGAAGCCGGGCCTGGATGAGGGCATTGAGGTGTTCCTCGGTCAGCCCTTCGAGGTCGCGCAGGATGTAGCCCGCGAAGTCACGAATGGGCTCCGATTCCTCCCTGAACAGCGGGAGGAGGTACGGAATCGCCGCCGCGCCATGCGCCTGGATGCGGCTCGCGAGTTCTTGCGCGTCCGTGCCGATTCCGCCGCCGTCATCGACGACCTCGGGGATGCGCTCCACGAGCTGCTGAAGCGAGGTGCTGCCGCCAGGCACGGGTGCGCTGGCCAGCGCGAGCGCGACGATGAGCGCGGCGTTCATTTACCTGCCTCCAGGACGTGAGCGAGGGATGAATCCCCGACGCCAACATTGCGCCAGGGTTGCTCTGCATCAAGGGGTTCCATTCAGTGGCGACAGGCCCTCCCCGCGCATGCCACGCCCTCGTCGACCCGTTTGAAGTTGCGCGCAGCCCGCTCGCGGCAGCGCCCACCTTGGTCTCCAGGTGCGCCGTGTGGGGCCTTCTGGGGAAGAACGCGCCCACCCAGCTCGAAAGAACCAAGA
This region of Myxococcus xanthus genomic DNA includes:
- a CDS encoding HEAT repeat domain-containing protein, with the translated sequence MNAALIVALALASAPVPGGSTSLQQLVERIPEVVDDGGGIGTDAQELASRIQAHGAAAIPYLLPLFREESEPIRDFAGYILRDLEGLTEEHLNALIQARLHGDGWIPPAIARIGTPRAIAFLVEDLKDEPQTQSQLTHALVIAGRKAAALLAEPFGAAAPVHELYASAVCEVFHEMGSNSGPAVAPLLRVATGGESLLENQAHAIQVLGCIGPSAAAAVPALQALRKNAALRKTVDGALMRMGPAAATPVFVEHLRTKPTVYLLRDLAELRERGKGAGSAVVALLKNEDPQLRFAAARTLGYIQFTAATDALITMLGDVRDWRMAFAAAESLGRLRATRALAPLKAVATKHWAPPVRDAARKATKVINGKETYPAGNPNFAFEYFAGDRMRFDQQASLEPALVAAPDELPEASFGPLTYESEVRSVGVDGERRTPIKQAPQFGLRVSNGHLVGASRGEWGGELMHIPTDAAAKKILDANATGIHKVGEHIVAVTGLSHIVTNDGMLYRIVPRDGAYVAEPWRVLPGAPRRSGLLSDGRLFVSCLGADVVITPEGDMRLATPENISGTQEQAPPAPPRRK